CAACTTATAATATTTCCATTTTTATAGTCTACTTGGTAAATATTATCCTTGTGAATTTTATTGATTTTTTTTATCACTTCCCATTTTTGTAAATCAAAAATTTCAATCACTCCACTTTCAAAACCTAATACCAAAGTTTTTTTATTTTTATCTATACTTGCATCATTTAAGCTAGAATAGGAAAAATTATAATTTCTTTCTTGTAAATTCGAAAGTTTAATCTGCTTAATATTTGCTCCAAGAAAAGTAAGTAAAATTTCATCTTCATTAATAAAAAATACTTCCTTAACTCCATTAAAACTAAGTTTTTTATCTAAATTTTTATCTCTAAAAATCCAAATATTCTTAGAACCAAAATCCCCTTCGCTTACCAATAATATTTTATTATCTAAAACATCGATACTATAAATTGAAGGCTTTATATTTTTTTCATAATAATTTTGAATATCAGCTAAGGTTAAAATTTCATCTAAAATCTTACTTTTAATATTATATCTTAAAATTTCACCCCTATCTGTACCAATATACAAAAGCTCTTCACTAACCTTTAATGCTGTTATATTTGATTTTATTTTTAATTCATAAGAAAAACCATAAACACACAAAAAGATTAAAATGAAGAGTAATTTTTTCATTTATTCTACACCCTCATTCATTACATCAATTAAATTAGAACGATTTTTTAGTTCTTGATTCTTAAATTCAGGCTTGAAACTATTTCCTACCAAAGGCTTAGCATTGCTTTGAGGAACATGACACTGCGTGCAATTAAATCTAGCTTCGCTAATAGTATCGCCCATATCTTTATTAAGACGATAATCATAATAATGTGTTGCAGGTACAGCAGTTGCTAAGACATCTGCAGCTATTGCTTTATCATGGCAACTAAGACAAGTATTATTATCTTTTGTAATAGGCAACATATCTTCAATACTGTGAGAAATCAAAGGTGGTGCATTTTCAAAAGATCTTTCTATTAAAACAGATTCTCCCGCCATAGTTCCACTATAGTTAATATCTGCCAAATTTATATTTTCTGACTCTAAGCTCATATTTCTAAAACCACCGAGGTTTGAAATTCCGCCATTTGTGGCACAAGCTGCCAACAACAAAGCTATAACACTCATAAATAAAACCAATCTTTTTTTCATTTTTTGCTCCTTAAATCAAATATATTAAAATTTAAAGCATTATCATCACACACTTCTATACAACGCCCGCATTTTATACACTCACCAGAATTCACACTCGCACTTTCTTTAGCTATCATCCAAAGAACTTGTTTTTCAGGACAAATTCCAATGCATTTATAACATTTGGTGCAATTTTGATGATTATGTTTAATTTTTAATAAAGCATAACGAGAGATTAAGGCATAAAAAGCTCCAAGCGGACAAATATGCGAGCAAATTGCTCTAGGACTTAAAAATGTATCAATACAAAAAAGTATAAAAGCCACAAAAATCCAAGAAGTAGTGCCAAAAATAATCCCTCTATGCACTACACCTATATAAGAAAAACTCTCAAATACAGGTAAAGAAAGCACAAAAGAAAGGATTAAAACTAAAGCTAAAACATAATAACGCAAATTTTTACTTAAAATTAAAAATTTGCTATTTTTAAAACCCATTTTCAAACGAAAAAAGGCAGCGAAATCGGCAATTAAATTCACAGGACAAACCCAAGCACAAAAAGCACGACCTAAAAAAATTCCATAAAGAATTAAAACAAGCAAAGCACCCGTTAACGCCATTAAATCTATACTAAAACTTGCTAAAAAAATTTGCAACACTGCAAAAGGATCGCTTAAAGGCACGCTATCAAAAAACTTAGATGAGCTTAAATCTCCTTTTAAAATAAATTTTGTCGCGCTAAAAGAAAAAAGGGCTAAAATTCCAAGCTGAACAATGCGTCTAGCGATTAAATATTTCATTAAATTTCTCCATCATTTAAATAATTTGTCGCTTTTTTGCTATCAAAATGCTTAGAAGAATCCGCATCTTTTAAGCGTTTCTCATCTTCTTTATCCCAGCCCTTTACATAATGCGAACCTGCTTTGCCTAACACATACTCGCGTGGCAAAACATGAATAGCGGGTTTTTGAGTAATGCAAGCTAGCTCACAAAGCCCACAACCTACGCAAACTTCATGATCTACTACAGGAAGTAAAAAAGCATGCTTAGCAGTGCGTTCATTATGTTTAAGTTCAAGTTTTAAAGCTCTATCTATCAAAGGGCAAGCTCTATAACAAGCATCGCACTGAATTCCCCAATGTGCCACGCAACTTGCACTATCAACAATAGCAATGCCCATTTTCAAAGATTCTATGCCTTGCTCTAAATGCTTTTTATCTAAAGCATCGGTTGGGCATTCTTTTATACAAGGTATATCCTCGCAAAGATAGCATGGAATAGCTCTTGGCTTAAAAAAAGGTGTGCCATTTTTAGCACTATCTAACAGAGTAGCGAGTTTTAAAGTATCATAAGGACATGCTTTTACACAAAGCCCGCAACGAATACACTTGCTTAAAAATCTTACCTCATCTTCTGCTCCAGGTGGACGCAAAGTATAATCATCATCAGCCTTTAAAGCCAAATTTGCCAAAAATCCACCCGCTGTGCAAAGACACAAACCTTTAAAAGCACTAGCAAAAAATTCTCTTCTATCTTTCATTAATTAAACCCTAACTAAGCTTTATAAATTTTTACCGCACACTTTTTAAAATCAGTTTGCTTTGAAAGCGGACAAGTTGCATCTAAAGTAACCTTATTAATATAAACATTTTCATCAAACCACGGCACATACACAAGTCCTGCAGGTGGTTTATTTCTACCACGCATATCCACTCTTGCTTTTACTTTACCACGACGCGACTCTACCCAAACTAAATCCCCTTGATTTAAACCCAATTTTTCACTATCTTTTTCACTTATATAACAAAGTGCTTCAGGAACTGCACGGAAAAGTTCTGGCACACGCATAGTCATAGTTCCGCTATGCCAATGCTCTAACACCCTACCTGTAGCAAGCCAGAATGGATATTCTTCACTTGGTCTTTCAGGTGCTTTCATAAATGGTCTAAAGAAAATTTTAGCCTTGTTTTTAATGCTATGTTCTTTTTCATCTTTTGGGGCTTTTAAATCTCCATTTGTCAAACTTTTATTAAAATCACCA
This genomic interval from Campylobacter sp. CCS1377 contains the following:
- a CDS encoding WD40 repeat domain-containing protein, whose protein sequence is MKKLLFILIFLCVYGFSYELKIKSNITALKVSEELLYIGTDRGEILRYNIKSKILDEILTLADIQNYYEKNIKPSIYSIDVLDNKILLVSEGDFGSKNIWIFRDKNLDKKLSFNGVKEVFFINEDEILLTFLGANIKQIKLSNLQERNYNFSYSSLNDASIDKNKKTLVLGFESGVIEIFDLQKWEVIKKINKIHKDNIYQVDYKNGNIISCATDRRVGIVIKNEEKFIENNFLIYACALSSNGEFGAFSNNATNFTQIIKTKDLTQQIQISNEDLMVEYIIFLNEHDILISGYGNKIIFRSFK
- the napH gene encoding quinol dehydrogenase ferredoxin subunit NapH, with amino-acid sequence MKYLIARRIVQLGILALFSFSATKFILKGDLSSSKFFDSVPLSDPFAVLQIFLASFSIDLMALTGALLVLILYGIFLGRAFCAWVCPVNLIADFAAFFRLKMGFKNSKFLILSKNLRYYVLALVLILSFVLSLPVFESFSYIGVVHRGIIFGTTSWIFVAFILFCIDTFLSPRAICSHICPLGAFYALISRYALLKIKHNHQNCTKCYKCIGICPEKQVLWMIAKESASVNSGECIKCGRCIEVCDDNALNFNIFDLRSKK
- the napG gene encoding ferredoxin-type protein NapG; its protein translation is MKDRREFFASAFKGLCLCTAGGFLANLALKADDDYTLRPPGAEDEVRFLSKCIRCGLCVKACPYDTLKLATLLDSAKNGTPFFKPRAIPCYLCEDIPCIKECPTDALDKKHLEQGIESLKMGIAIVDSASCVAHWGIQCDACYRACPLIDRALKLELKHNERTAKHAFLLPVVDHEVCVGCGLCELACITQKPAIHVLPREYVLGKAGSHYVKGWDKEDEKRLKDADSSKHFDSKKATNYLNDGEI
- a CDS encoding nitrate reductase cytochrome c-type subunit encodes the protein MKKRLVLFMSVIALLLAACATNGGISNLGGFRNMSLESENINLADINYSGTMAGESVLIERSFENAPPLISHSIEDMLPITKDNNTCLSCHDKAIAADVLATAVPATHYYDYRLNKDMGDTISEARFNCTQCHVPQSNAKPLVGNSFKPEFKNQELKNRSNLIDVMNEGVE